Proteins from a genomic interval of Hydrogenophaga sp. PAMC20947:
- a CDS encoding MFS transporter, with protein sequence MKLGAQLEAIPSVGPLLWRLSALLSGVGLLVVGVGLLFSVLGLRAGLADFSTITLGLVTSAYFVGFVAGTYACPVVIRRVGHIRAFAAMASLASTMPILHALWIDPWFWGLLRFVTGVCMVGLYIVLESWLNALAPNALRGRLFAVYMAVNFVALALGQWLILVGDRLGFVPFAMVSVMFSFALLPITMTEVDEPPPVDAPTLSLRNLYEASPIGMAAALASGLITGAFYGMSSVFGKSVGFSDAEVASFIAAAILGGAVFQWPVGHYSDTHDRRIVLMWVCILGAAVTGLGYVLTGISTAALIPLAVVLGGLIFAIYGLCVAHVNDQIDSARLVEFTGGLLLIHGIGAAIGPVVAGVAMDIAGPSSLMLFYSAVMASLALYAIKRFRAAPAAVPNEEKADFVLMGGGSQAVLHMDPRTDTVSPDPVSGDGPSPAEAPTGHGA encoded by the coding sequence ATGAAATTGGGAGCACAACTCGAAGCCATCCCTTCGGTGGGACCGCTGCTGTGGCGCCTGTCGGCTTTGTTGTCGGGTGTGGGCTTGCTGGTGGTCGGGGTGGGCCTGCTGTTTTCGGTGCTGGGCTTGCGCGCTGGCCTGGCCGATTTCTCCACCATCACACTGGGCCTGGTCACCTCGGCCTACTTTGTGGGCTTTGTGGCGGGCACCTACGCATGCCCGGTGGTGATCCGGCGGGTGGGGCATATCCGGGCGTTTGCCGCCATGGCCTCACTGGCTTCGACCATGCCCATCTTGCATGCGCTCTGGATCGATCCCTGGTTCTGGGGGCTGCTGCGTTTTGTCACCGGCGTGTGCATGGTGGGTCTCTACATCGTGCTCGAGAGCTGGCTCAATGCCCTGGCGCCCAACGCTTTGCGTGGCCGTTTGTTCGCCGTGTACATGGCGGTCAATTTCGTTGCGCTGGCTTTGGGTCAGTGGTTGATCCTGGTGGGTGACCGCCTGGGCTTTGTCCCGTTTGCCATGGTGTCGGTGATGTTTTCGTTTGCCTTGCTGCCCATCACCATGACCGAGGTGGACGAGCCACCGCCCGTGGACGCGCCCACGCTCAGTTTGCGCAACCTCTACGAGGCTTCGCCGATTGGCATGGCTGCGGCCCTGGCCTCAGGCCTGATCACCGGGGCTTTTTACGGCATGAGTTCGGTGTTCGGCAAGTCGGTGGGTTTCTCCGACGCCGAGGTCGCCTCGTTCATCGCGGCGGCGATCTTGGGTGGGGCGGTGTTTCAGTGGCCAGTGGGCCACTACTCGGACACCCACGATCGGCGCATTGTGTTGATGTGGGTCTGCATTCTCGGCGCGGCGGTCACAGGCCTGGGTTACGTGCTGACCGGCATTTCGACGGCCGCCCTGATTCCCTTGGCGGTCGTCTTGGGCGGGTTGATTTTTGCCATTTACGGTTTGTGCGTGGCCCACGTGAACGACCAGATCGACTCGGCACGGCTGGTGGAGTTCACCGGCGGTTTGCTGTTGATTCATGGCATCGGTGCCGCCATCGGACCGGTGGTGGCCGGTGTGGCGATGGACATCGCCGGGCCTTCCAGCCTGATGCTGTTTTATTCAGCGGTGATGGCCTCGCTGGCCTTGTATGCCATCAAGCGCTTCAGGGCGGCGCCAGCGGCGGTGCCGAACGAAGAGAAGGCAGACTTCGTGCTGATGGGCGGTGGTTCGCAAGCGGTGTTGCACATGGATCCGCGGACCGATACGGTGTCGCCCGATCCGGTCAGCGGAGACGGGCCGTCGCCGGCGGAAGCGCCAACCGGGCACGGAGCCTGA